From Senegalia massiliensis, a single genomic window includes:
- a CDS encoding glycine/sarcosine/betaine reductase component B subunit: protein MRLELGNIHIKDVQFGEETKVDNGVLYVNEDELKNLLLEDENITDINIEMARPGESIRITPVKDVIEPRVKVEGSGGIYPGVLSKVGTVGSGRTHVLKGAAVVTTGKIVAFQEGIIDMKGPGAEYTPFSKLNNVVISIDVKEDLKQHEHEKALRMVGLKASKYLGEAGKDVEPDEVNEYETLPLLKSVEKYPDLPKVAYVQMLQSQGLMHDTYVYGVDAKQTLSTMIYPTEIMDGAIISGNCVSACDKNTTYHHLNNPVIHDLFEKHGKEINFVGMIITNENVYLADKERSSDWSAKLAEYLGLDGVIISQEGFGNPDTDLIMNCKKIEDKNIDTVIITDEYAGRDGASQSLADADPKADAVVTGGNANETIELPPMDKVIGHVNVVDTIAGGFDGSLKEDGSIFVEIQAITGATNELGFNKLTSKGY from the coding sequence ATGCGCCTGGAATTAGGTAATATCCATATTAAGGATGTTCAATTTGGAGAAGAAACAAAGGTTGATAATGGCGTACTTTATGTAAATGAGGATGAACTTAAGAATCTATTATTAGAGGATGAGAACATTACTGATATTAACATAGAGATGGCTAGACCAGGTGAAAGCATTAGAATTACACCCGTAAAGGATGTAATTGAACCTAGAGTTAAGGTAGAAGGTTCTGGAGGAATTTATCCAGGAGTATTATCAAAGGTAGGTACAGTGGGTTCAGGAAGAACTCATGTCTTAAAGGGAGCAGCAGTAGTAACAACTGGTAAAATAGTTGCTTTTCAAGAAGGTATTATAGACATGAAAGGACCTGGAGCTGAGTATACACCTTTTTCTAAGTTAAATAATGTTGTTATTTCTATTGATGTTAAAGAAGATCTAAAACAACATGAGCACGAAAAAGCACTTAGAATGGTAGGACTTAAAGCTTCTAAATACTTAGGAGAAGCTGGTAAAGATGTTGAACCAGATGAGGTTAATGAGTATGAAACTTTACCACTTTTAAAAAGTGTAGAGAAGTATCCTGACCTTCCAAAAGTTGCATATGTACAAATGCTTCAAAGTCAAGGTTTAATGCATGATACATATGTATACGGTGTAGATGCAAAGCAAACTCTTTCTACAATGATTTATCCAACAGAGATAATGGATGGAGCAATAATTAGTGGGAATTGTGTTTCTGCTTGTGACAAAAATACAACTTATCACCACTTAAATAATCCAGTAATTCATGATTTGTTTGAAAAACATGGAAAAGAAATAAATTTTGTTGGAATGATTATAACAAATGAGAATGTTTATCTTGCAGATAAAGAAAGATCATCTGATTGGTCAGCTAAATTAGCAGAATATCTAGGATTAGATGGAGTAATTATTTCTCAAGAAGGTTTTGGTAATCCAGATACAGACTTAATTATGAACTGTAAGAAGATTGAAGATAAAAATATTGACACTGTAATAATAACAGATGAGTATGCAGGTCGTGACGGAGCAAGTCAATCTCTTGCTGATGCAGATCCTAAAGCTGATGCTGTTGTAACAGGTGGAAATGCAAATGAAACTATTGAATTACCACCAATGGATAAAGTTATAGGTCATGTTAATGTAGTAGATACTATTGCTGGTGGATTTGATGGAAGTCTTAAAGAAGATGGTAGTATATTTGTAGAAATACAAGCAATAACTGGTGCTACTAATGAATTAGGATTTAACAAGTTAACTAGTAAAGGATATTAA
- the grdD gene encoding glycine/sarcosine/betaine reductase complex component C subunit alpha → MSEENVKKMIGKVFDDIANAIETGDFSDKVSIGITLMGSEHGIENILKGAELASENSSFEVILIGPEVDTKLKVVKAETEEEQHKEMERLLDEGIIQGAVTMHYNFPIGVSTVGRVVTPGMGKEMYIATTTGTSSPHRVEAMVKNGLNGIITAKSMGVESPTIGILNVDGARQVERALKELNSNGYNINFAESMRSDGGAVMRGNDLLTGTPDVMIADSLTGNLLMKIFSSFNTGGSYEALGYGYGPGIGEGYKRNILILSRASGVPVVSNAIKYAAQLAKGNVLDVSQKEYKDAKKAKFEDILKGLTKEKKKSDDSEEITQPEKEVVTGSISGIDIMELEDAVQELWKNSIYAESGMGCTGPIVMVNESKLSNAIEILKKAGYATEESDPC, encoded by the coding sequence ATGAGTGAAGAAAATGTAAAAAAAATGATAGGGAAAGTATTTGATGATATTGCAAATGCAATTGAAACAGGTGACTTTTCTGATAAGGTTAGCATAGGAATAACTTTAATGGGAAGTGAACATGGTATAGAAAATATTTTAAAAGGTGCAGAACTTGCATCTGAAAATTCTTCTTTTGAAGTTATATTAATAGGACCTGAAGTAGATACTAAATTAAAAGTAGTAAAGGCTGAAACAGAAGAAGAACAACATAAAGAAATGGAAAGATTATTAGATGAAGGAATTATACAAGGTGCTGTAACTATGCATTATAATTTCCCAATAGGAGTGTCTACAGTAGGTAGAGTTGTAACTCCAGGCATGGGCAAAGAAATGTATATAGCTACCACAACAGGTACTTCTTCACCTCATAGAGTAGAAGCTATGGTTAAAAATGGCCTAAATGGTATTATAACTGCTAAATCTATGGGAGTAGAAAGTCCTACTATTGGAATATTAAATGTAGATGGAGCAAGACAAGTTGAAAGAGCATTAAAAGAATTAAATTCTAATGGATATAATATTAATTTTGCAGAGAGTATGAGATCAGATGGCGGAGCAGTAATGAGAGGAAATGATTTACTTACTGGTACTCCAGATGTTATGATAGCAGATAGTTTAACTGGAAATCTTCTTATGAAGATATTCTCTTCTTTTAATACAGGAGGAAGCTATGAAGCTTTAGGTTATGGATATGGACCTGGAATAGGAGAAGGATATAAGAGAAATATTCTTATACTTTCAAGAGCTTCAGGAGTACCAGTTGTATCCAATGCTATTAAATATGCAGCACAACTTGCAAAGGGAAATGTATTAGATGTATCTCAAAAAGAATATAAAGATGCGAAAAAAGCTAAATTTGAAGATATATTAAAGGGCTTAACTAAAGAAAAGAAAAAAAGTGATGATTCAGAAGAAATAACTCAACCTGAAAAAGAAGTAGTTACAGGGTCAATTTCAGGTATAGATATTATGGAACTTGAAGATGCTGTACAAGAGTTATGGAAAAATAGTATTTATGCAGAAAGTGGAATGGGTTGTACTGGACCTATTGTAATGGTAAATGAATCTAAGCTTTCTAATGCTATAGAAATTCTCAAAAAAGCAGGTTATGCTACAGAAGAATCAGATCCTTGTTAA
- the trxA gene encoding thioredoxin TrxA: MLEVDKKTFEEEVLEADGYVLVDFWGKSCEPCKALMPHIEELEEKYADKIKFVKLDTSSARRLAIKQKVLGLPTVTIYKDGEKKDELTKEDAKPQKIEEMIKKYI; this comes from the coding sequence ATGTTAGAGGTAGATAAAAAAACATTTGAAGAAGAGGTTTTGGAAGCAGACGGTTATGTATTAGTAGACTTTTGGGGTAAGAGTTGTGAACCTTGTAAGGCACTTATGCCACATATTGAAGAATTAGAAGAAAAATATGCTGATAAAATCAAGTTTGTAAAACTTGATACGTCTTCAGCTAGAAGACTTGCTATAAAACAAAAAGTATTAGGTCTTCCTACAGTGACTATTTATAAAGATGGAGAAAAGAAAGATGAGCTTACTAAGGAAGATGCTAAGCCACAAAAAATTGAAGAAATGATAAAAAAATATATATAA
- the grdC gene encoding glycine/sarcosine/betaine reductase complex component C subunit beta, translating into MSFSVIKGTGYVLVHTPDMIMHNGTTQTTERHVNPDSDYLKKVPSHLRSYDEVVSYPANQTYIGNMTPEELRGYKLPWFDKKVDNADRYGKFGEIMPQDEFLGLMKIVDVFDLVLLENSFTDDVRGKLVKHPLITDELINKLKAGEEKATIEKEINENHAEALYNNGEIIGCVKRAHDIDTNLNAHVILENLVVKASGVLSMLNLLNKNEINPEDIDYVVECSEEACGDMNQRGGGNFAKAIAEVAGCVNATGSDTRGFCAAPTHALIEAAALVQSGVYDNVVIVAGGATAKLGMNGKDHVKKDMPILEDVLGGFAILISKNDGVNPIIRTDLVGRHTVGTGSSPQAVITSLITNPLDKGDLKITDIDKYSVEMQNPDITKPAGAGDVPTSNYKMIAALGVKRKELEKKDLMNFVNDHGIPGWAPTQGHIPSGVPYVGFARDEMLDGNMNKAMIVGKGSLFLGRMTNLFDGVSVVIEKNSGTVDEKSSVSEEQIRGMVAEAMKDFAAHLLK; encoded by the coding sequence ATGTCATTTTCAGTAATAAAAGGTACAGGTTATGTATTAGTTCATACACCAGATATGATAATGCATAATGGTACTACTCAAACTACAGAAAGACATGTTAATCCAGATTCAGATTATTTAAAAAAGGTTCCAAGTCACTTAAGGAGCTACGATGAAGTTGTAAGTTATCCAGCAAATCAAACTTATATAGGAAACATGACTCCAGAAGAATTAAGAGGTTATAAATTACCTTGGTTTGACAAAAAAGTTGACAATGCAGATAGATATGGAAAATTTGGAGAAATAATGCCGCAAGATGAATTTTTAGGTCTAATGAAAATAGTTGACGTATTTGATCTTGTTTTGCTTGAAAACTCTTTTACAGATGATGTAAGAGGAAAATTAGTTAAACATCCTCTTATAACAGATGAACTAATTAACAAATTAAAAGCTGGTGAAGAAAAAGCTACAATAGAAAAAGAAATAAATGAAAATCATGCTGAAGCTTTATACAATAATGGTGAGATTATAGGTTGTGTTAAAAGAGCTCATGATATAGATACGAACTTAAATGCACATGTAATACTTGAGAACTTGGTAGTAAAAGCATCAGGAGTACTATCAATGTTAAACTTGTTAAATAAAAATGAAATCAATCCTGAAGATATAGATTATGTTGTAGAATGTTCTGAAGAAGCATGTGGTGACATGAATCAAAGAGGTGGAGGAAACTTTGCAAAAGCAATTGCAGAAGTAGCAGGATGTGTAAATGCTACAGGTTCAGACACAAGAGGATTCTGTGCAGCACCAACACATGCTTTAATAGAGGCTGCAGCACTTGTTCAATCAGGTGTATATGATAATGTTGTAATTGTAGCGGGTGGAGCTACTGCAAAGCTTGGTATGAATGGTAAAGATCATGTTAAAAAGGATATGCCTATATTAGAAGATGTCTTAGGTGGATTTGCAATACTTATAAGTAAAAATGATGGAGTTAACCCTATTATTAGAACAGACTTAGTAGGAAGACATACAGTAGGAACAGGTTCTTCTCCACAAGCAGTTATAACTTCATTAATTACGAATCCTTTAGACAAAGGTGATTTAAAAATTACAGATATAGATAAATATTCTGTAGAAATGCAAAATCCTGATATTACAAAACCAGCAGGTGCAGGAGATGTACCAACTTCAAATTACAAAATGATAGCGGCGTTAGGTGTTAAGAGAAAAGAATTAGAAAAGAAAGATTTAATGAACTTTGTAAACGATCATGGTATACCAGGTTGGGCTCCAACTCAAGGACATATTCCATCAGGAGTACCTTATGTTGGATTTGCAAGAGATGAAATGTTAGATGGAAATATGAACAAAGCTATGATAGTAGGAAAAGGAAGTTTATTCTTAGGTAGAATGACAAATCTTTTTGATGGTGTATCTGTTGTAATAGAAAAGAATAGTGGTACAGTTGATGAGAAATCTTCAGTATCTGAAGAACAAATAAGAGGCATGGTAGCAGAAGCTATGAAAGATTTTGCAGCACACCTATTAAAATAG
- the grdA gene encoding glycine/sarcosine/betaine reductase complex selenoprotein A — protein sequence MSLYDGKKVVIIGDRDGIPGPAMEECLKSTEAEVVFSSTECFVUTAAGAMDLENQKRVKDITEKHGAENVIVVLGAAEAEAAGLAAETVTAGDPTFAGPLAGVQLGLRVYHAVEPQFKNEVDEEVYEDQIGMMEMVLEVDEIIEEMKDIREEFCKFDD from the coding sequence ATGAGCTTATATGATGGCAAAAAAGTTGTTATCATAGGGGACAGAGATGGAATTCCTGGTCCTGCTATGGAAGAATGCCTAAAATCAACAGAAGCGGAAGTTGTGTTCTCATCAACTGAGTGTTTTGTCTGAACTGCCGCAGGAGCAATGGACTTAGAAAATCAAAAGAGGGTTAAAGATATTACTGAAAAACACGGTGCAGAAAATGTAATCGTAGTTTTAGGTGCTGCTGAAGCAGAAGCTGCAGGATTAGCTGCAGAAACTGTAACAGCTGGAGACCCTACATTTGCTGGTCCATTAGCAGGAGTCCAGTTAGGACTTAGAGTTTATCATGCTGTAGAACCACAATTCAAAAATGAAGTAGATGAAGAAGTATATGAAGACCAAATAGGTATGATGGAAATGGTTCTTGAAGTAGATGAAATAATTGAAGAAATGAAAGATATAAGAGAAGAATTTTGTAAATTTGATGACTAA
- the grdB gene encoding glycine reductase complex selenoprotein B produces the protein MSKLKVVHYINQFFAGIGGEEKADYKPEVREEVVGPGMELAKKLGDEAEIVATIICGDSYFNENLEEAKSEVLDMVKKYDPDLFVAGPAFNAGRYGVACGTITAAVKENLNIPVLTGMYEENPGADMFKKDVYIVKTKNSAAGMRKAIKTMAPLALKLAKGEEVGSPKEEGYMPRGIRKNYFADERGSKRAVDMLIKKLNNKEFETEYPMPSFDRVDPNPAVKDITKAKIALVTSGGIVPKGNPDHIESSSASKYGKYDIDGVQDLTSETYETAHGGYDPVYANEDSDRVLPVDVLRDLEKEGKIGELHRYFYTTTGNGTAVASAKAFAEEFSKELLADGVDAVILTSTUGTCTRCGATMVKEIERAGLPVVHICTVVPISLTVGANRIVPAVAIPHPLGNPSLESNDEKALRRDLVERSLKALETEVDGQKVFE, from the coding sequence ATGAGTAAATTAAAAGTAGTTCATTACATTAACCAGTTTTTTGCTGGTATTGGTGGTGAAGAAAAAGCAGATTATAAACCAGAAGTAAGAGAAGAAGTAGTAGGTCCTGGTATGGAACTTGCTAAAAAATTAGGTGATGAAGCTGAAATAGTAGCTACTATAATATGTGGTGACTCATATTTCAATGAAAATTTAGAGGAAGCAAAATCTGAAGTTTTAGATATGGTAAAGAAGTATGATCCAGATTTATTCGTTGCAGGTCCTGCTTTTAATGCAGGTAGATATGGAGTAGCATGTGGTACTATAACTGCTGCTGTAAAAGAAAACTTAAATATTCCTGTATTAACTGGAATGTATGAAGAGAACCCTGGTGCAGATATGTTTAAGAAGGATGTATATATAGTAAAAACTAAAAATAGTGCAGCAGGTATGAGAAAAGCAATCAAGACAATGGCACCTTTAGCTTTAAAACTTGCTAAAGGAGAAGAAGTAGGTTCTCCAAAAGAAGAAGGTTATATGCCAAGAGGTATTAGGAAAAATTATTTCGCTGATGAGAGAGGATCAAAAAGAGCTGTAGATATGCTCATCAAGAAGTTAAATAATAAAGAATTTGAAACAGAATATCCTATGCCAAGTTTTGATAGAGTAGATCCAAATCCAGCAGTTAAGGATATTACTAAGGCTAAAATAGCATTAGTTACTTCTGGAGGTATAGTACCAAAAGGAAATCCTGATCATATAGAATCATCAAGTGCATCAAAGTACGGTAAATATGATATAGATGGTGTGCAAGATTTAACATCTGAAACATATGAAACTGCACATGGTGGGTATGATCCTGTTTATGCTAATGAAGATTCAGATAGAGTACTTCCAGTAGATGTATTGAGAGATTTAGAAAAAGAAGGAAAAATCGGAGAACTTCATAGATATTTCTATACAACTACAGGGAATGGTACAGCAGTTGCAAGTGCTAAAGCCTTTGCAGAAGAATTTTCAAAAGAACTTCTAGCTGATGGTGTAGATGCAGTTATATTAACTTCTACCTGAGGCACCTGTACACGTTGCGGTGCAACAATGGTAAAAGAAATTGAAAGAGCAGGACTACCAGTAGTTCATATATGTACAGTAGTTCCTATTTCATTAACAGTTGGAGCAAACAGAATTGTTCCTGCAGTTGCAATACCTCATCCACTTGGAAACCCAAGTTTAGAAAGCAATGATGAGAAAGCACTTAGAAGAGATTTAGTTGAAAGATCATTAAAAGCTTTAGAAACTGAAGTAGATGGACAAAAAGTATTTGAATAA
- the trxB gene encoding thioredoxin-disulfide reductase, with the protein MNKIYDVIIIGAGPAGLSAGLYAGRAKLDTLILEKEKAGGQIVTTEELENYPGSIEDPTGPKLVARMVEQVDSFDVERKIDEITEIDLEKEIKVVKGSKDEYQARAVIIAAGAKPRLLGAPGEKEFTGKGVSYCATCDAAFFEDFDVYVIGGGDTAVEESLFISKFARKVTIVHRRDELRAAKSIQEKAFKNDKIDFIWDTEVKEIKGDGIVESMILRNRKTGEETEVVANEDDGTFGIFVLVGYLPQSDLFKNVIDMDDRGYLLGDENMHTNIDGVFVAGDIRQKSLRQVVTATSDGAIAAIQAEKYIGENFEE; encoded by the coding sequence TTATATGCAGGAAGAGCAAAACTTGATACTTTAATATTAGAAAAAGAAAAGGCTGGAGGACAAATTGTAACTACTGAAGAGTTAGAAAACTATCCAGGTTCTATTGAAGATCCTACAGGACCTAAATTAGTTGCTAGAATGGTAGAACAAGTAGATAGCTTTGATGTGGAAAGAAAAATTGATGAAATTACAGAAATAGATTTAGAAAAAGAAATAAAAGTAGTTAAAGGAAGTAAAGATGAATATCAAGCTAGAGCTGTAATAATAGCAGCAGGAGCTAAACCGAGACTTTTAGGAGCACCAGGAGAGAAAGAGTTTACTGGTAAAGGTGTTTCTTATTGTGCTACATGTGACGCAGCATTTTTTGAGGACTTTGATGTATATGTGATTGGTGGAGGAGATACAGCAGTTGAAGAATCACTATTTATATCTAAATTTGCTAGAAAAGTAACTATAGTTCATAGAAGAGATGAACTTAGAGCTGCAAAATCAATTCAAGAAAAAGCATTTAAAAATGACAAAATAGATTTTATTTGGGATACTGAAGTAAAAGAGATAAAAGGTGATGGTATTGTTGAATCAATGATACTTAGAAATAGAAAGACAGGTGAAGAAACTGAAGTAGTTGCAAATGAAGATGATGGTACATTTGGAATATTTGTATTAGTAGGATATCTTCCTCAAAGTGATTTATTTAAAAATGTAATTGATATGGATGACAGAGGTTACCTATTAGGTGATGAAAATATGCATACAAATATTGATGGAGTTTTTGTAGCTGGAGATATAAGACAAAAATCTCTTAGACAAGTAGTAACTGCTACATCAGATGGTGCAATTGCAGCAATTCAAGCTGAAAAGTATATTGGAGAAAATTTTGAGGAATAA